From a region of the Candidatus Rhabdochlamydia porcellionis genome:
- a CDS encoding phosphatidate cytidylyltransferase, with product MTIKRMADLSSRLMTSISVGVCVATLIVFSPLPFISLLLMFFVAGISATGVWEYAQLAIAKKRHPATRLMMAIAILEVIALYISLVFVDLPQLPILVVALGVIAFFVHRFKRVTGSLNEIAIEFFGIIYVAVPLSLILGVLYPNPHQGFPQEGRWWLLYLIVVTKITDVSAYFVGRLWGKNKLCPSLSPQKTVEGAIAGFIGAVCASLAIHKLAVYMQAEWFHLSLSESVWLGMLIGVLGQMGDLAESLLKRDAVVKDSNALPGLGGVLDMVDSLLFTTPIVYFFLRMH from the coding sequence ATGACCATAAAGAGAATGGCAGATTTAAGCTCTAGGTTAATGACTTCTATTTCAGTAGGGGTTTGTGTCGCAACATTAATTGTTTTTTCTCCTTTGCCTTTCATTAGTCTTCTGCTCATGTTTTTTGTAGCCGGAATTTCTGCTACTGGGGTTTGGGAATACGCGCAATTGGCTATTGCTAAAAAAAGGCATCCAGCTACGCGCTTAATGATGGCTATAGCAATTTTGGAAGTAATTGCTTTATATATATCTCTGGTTTTTGTAGATCTCCCTCAACTGCCCATTTTAGTTGTAGCGTTAGGTGTTATTGCTTTCTTTGTACATCGTTTTAAAAGAGTAACAGGATCTTTGAATGAAATCGCTATAGAATTTTTTGGAATTATTTATGTAGCAGTCCCTTTGAGCTTAATTTTAGGAGTCCTTTATCCTAATCCCCATCAGGGGTTCCCTCAGGAAGGGCGTTGGTGGCTTTTATATTTGATTGTTGTCACAAAAATTACCGATGTAAGCGCTTATTTTGTAGGAAGACTTTGGGGAAAAAATAAATTGTGTCCTTCTTTAAGCCCTCAGAAAACAGTAGAAGGGGCAATTGCTGGGTTTATTGGGGCTGTTTGTGCAAGCCTAGCTATTCATAAGCTAGCGGTTTACATGCAAGCAGAATGGTTTCATCTTTCTCTTTCAGAGTCAGTATGGCTTGGGATGTTAATTGGAGTATTAGGGCAAATGGGAGATTTAGCAGAATCTCTTTTAAAAAGAGATGCTGTTGTTAAAGATAGCAATGCTCTACCTGGATTGGGGGGTGTTTTAGATATGGTAGATTCTTTACTATTTACTACGCCTATTGTATATTTCTTTTTGCGGATGCATTAA
- the trxA gene encoding thioredoxin, producing MSEFIKEILENNFDKETSQGTVLIDFFADWCGPCRQLTPILEEVAKEVKEVNFFKINIDAAQEVAARLAITSIPTLVLFHKGKEIDRVVGLIEANDLKTFLTKAK from the coding sequence ATGAGTGAATTCATAAAAGAAATATTGGAAAACAACTTTGATAAAGAAACAAGCCAAGGGACTGTGCTGATTGATTTTTTTGCCGATTGGTGTGGTCCTTGCCGACAATTAACTCCTATTTTAGAAGAGGTTGCTAAAGAAGTAAAAGAGGTGAATTTTTTTAAGATAAACATTGATGCTGCTCAAGAAGTAGCTGCTCGTTTAGCGATTACTTCTATCCCTACTTTAGTTTTATTCCATAAGGGAAAAGAAATAGATCGAGTTGTTGGTTTGATAGAAGCAAATGATCTAAAAACATTTCTTACAAAAGCCAAGTAA
- a CDS encoding lysophospholipid acyltransferase family protein, translating into MIKPSWASDNSLSFLYRVVVFFTWIFFKALYRHKVYGLKHVHKGSAIIAANHTSFYDPPILAISWPQEVHFLARESLFKYALFGPFIRKLNSHPVQGDTSNIRAFKAIQELLASGKKVILFPEGTRAYEDRLGELKSGVAFLVFRSQTIVIPAYIHGTFSIWNRERKLPKLWGKTACVFGSPISSEAFQGLDKKQAQKALTERLAQSIQNLRDWYEKGAEGDPP; encoded by the coding sequence ATGATAAAACCTAGTTGGGCATCTGATAATTCTCTTTCTTTTCTCTATCGTGTAGTAGTGTTTTTTACCTGGATATTCTTTAAAGCTCTTTATCGACATAAGGTATATGGACTAAAACATGTGCATAAAGGATCTGCGATCATTGCAGCTAATCACACATCTTTTTACGATCCCCCTATTTTAGCTATTTCTTGGCCACAAGAAGTGCATTTTTTAGCAAGAGAGAGCTTATTTAAGTATGCTTTATTTGGTCCTTTTATTCGAAAATTGAACTCTCACCCAGTACAGGGAGATACAAGTAACATTCGAGCATTTAAAGCTATACAGGAACTTTTAGCATCTGGAAAGAAAGTGATTCTTTTCCCAGAAGGAACAAGAGCTTATGAAGATCGATTAGGAGAACTAAAATCTGGAGTTGCTTTTTTAGTCTTTCGTTCTCAAACAATTGTAATTCCTGCTTATATTCATGGAACGTTTTCCATTTGGAATCGGGAAAGAAAGCTACCTAAATTATGGGGAAAAACCGCTTGTGTATTTGGTTCTCCCATTTCTTCTGAAGCATTTCAAGGCCTTGATAAAAAACAAGCACAAAAAGCTCTTACAGAACGTCTAGCTCAATCTATACAAAATTTACGTGACTGGTATGAGAAAGGAGCTGAAGGAGATCCTCCTTAA
- a CDS encoding cation:dicarboxylate symporter family transporter, whose translation MAIATVFGILFGLFLGDLCDVFSSYASAYIKLLKVTAIPYLIGAIIHGVGQLSSSQGKLIVKRGIFFISLAWIINILMIYTVSHLFPRSSSPQTSGYISSDTPHLNFTELLIPDNIFYDLANNIVPAIVIFSLLIGIALIHLKEKDVIMNGLQNLVSALTRITAWIARITPIGTFLIIANQVGTIQLSTVKQVSTYVILYLLGTCSIIFWIFPRLTSMLTSIPAYKWLQQTLPILVLAYTTNVVIVCLPYIIELLKKETAIIDPTDEKAQTQIQGTVSVVFNLPLGALFITLFIFFISIFYGLPLGFSSQVELFVTTLLTNLGSVGLGSWINSLTFILDSLGLPINAVNLYLTTLPFTSGFQSMLSAMQITSLSLFITLSCRNMLLFRWNRIISKTFFTLLPMTLLFLILKSFNPLPTIKNEAKSIYELTITSTIPVKIYKTIPPSNPFSEDAFDHILATKTLRVGYYPNAAPFCFYNVNNHLVGYDMAFAYELAYDLGCKLELVPLSYNNVISDIEEKKYDIAMSALSMNEKRLRSLSFTKSYLDARLILITEEKMRKKFSSMEKILNHPELKIAVLKGSSYEQIAHEFFPNDRIIYLDHFEEFTIKGKQAALLWEEQQALAWILKHRNYRIVIPNPAIGIDTLGYAINADGPKFLNYLNQWLELKNNQGFTEKQYDLWVKGKTEIATSQEKRWSIVRDVLHWIK comes from the coding sequence ATGGCAATCGCCACAGTATTTGGGATTCTTTTTGGCCTATTTCTAGGCGATTTATGCGATGTTTTTTCCTCTTATGCATCTGCCTATATTAAACTTCTCAAAGTTACAGCTATCCCTTATTTAATTGGGGCTATCATCCATGGAGTAGGGCAGTTAAGCTCTTCTCAAGGTAAATTAATTGTAAAGCGTGGTATTTTTTTTATTAGTTTAGCTTGGATTATTAACATTTTAATGATTTACACAGTCTCTCATTTATTTCCCCGTTCTAGCAGTCCTCAAACCTCTGGTTATATCTCTAGCGATACACCTCATTTGAATTTTACTGAGCTACTCATTCCCGACAATATTTTTTACGATCTAGCCAATAATATTGTTCCAGCTATCGTAATCTTTTCTCTTCTGATTGGAATTGCATTGATCCACCTCAAAGAAAAAGATGTAATTATGAATGGTCTACAAAATTTAGTAAGCGCATTAACACGAATTACGGCTTGGATTGCTCGGATTACACCAATTGGAACTTTTTTAATTATAGCCAACCAAGTAGGGACTATTCAACTCTCTACGGTTAAGCAAGTAAGTACCTATGTAATCTTATACCTTTTAGGAACATGTTCGATTATATTTTGGATTTTTCCCAGACTTACAAGTATGTTAACCTCTATTCCTGCTTATAAATGGCTGCAACAAACTCTGCCTATCTTAGTGCTTGCTTATACGACAAATGTAGTCATTGTTTGCTTGCCCTACATCATTGAATTGCTTAAAAAAGAAACAGCCATTATTGATCCTACCGATGAGAAAGCTCAAACACAGATACAAGGAACTGTATCTGTTGTTTTTAATTTACCCTTAGGAGCTCTTTTTATTACCTTATTTATATTTTTTATATCTATTTTTTATGGCTTGCCATTAGGTTTTTCTTCTCAAGTTGAATTATTTGTAACCACCCTTTTGACAAACCTAGGCTCGGTGGGGCTAGGTTCATGGATTAATAGTTTAACTTTCATTTTAGATTCCTTAGGCTTACCGATTAATGCGGTTAACTTGTACTTGACTACCCTCCCCTTTACCTCTGGATTTCAGTCCATGTTATCTGCCATGCAAATTACTTCCCTTTCTTTATTCATCACTCTTTCTTGTCGCAATATGCTGCTTTTTAGATGGAATAGGATAATCAGTAAAACTTTTTTCACTTTACTTCCTATGACTCTACTATTTCTTATCCTCAAATCTTTTAATCCACTACCAACTATTAAAAATGAGGCTAAAAGCATCTACGAGCTAACAATTACCTCTACTATTCCTGTAAAGATTTATAAAACGATTCCTCCATCGAATCCTTTTTCAGAGGATGCTTTTGATCATATTTTAGCCACTAAAACTTTGAGAGTGGGTTATTATCCCAATGCAGCTCCTTTTTGTTTTTATAATGTGAATAATCATTTAGTCGGATATGACATGGCTTTTGCTTATGAATTAGCTTATGACCTTGGCTGTAAATTAGAATTAGTGCCTCTTTCTTATAACAATGTCATTTCCGATATAGAAGAGAAGAAATATGATATTGCCATGTCTGCATTAAGTATGAATGAAAAAAGACTTAGAAGTCTTTCTTTTACTAAATCTTATCTAGATGCAAGATTGATTTTGATTACAGAAGAAAAAATGCGTAAAAAATTTTCTTCCATGGAAAAAATTCTTAATCATCCAGAATTAAAAATTGCTGTACTTAAAGGATCTTCTTATGAACAAATAGCTCATGAGTTCTTTCCTAATGACAGGATTATTTATTTGGATCATTTTGAAGAGTTTACTATAAAAGGAAAGCAAGCAGCTTTACTATGGGAAGAACAACAAGCTCTAGCATGGATTTTAAAACATCGCAATTACCGCATTGTGATCCCAAATCCTGCAATTGGAATAGACACTTTAGGCTATGCCATTAATGCAGACGGTCCTAAGTTTCTCAATTATCTTAACCAATGGCTAGAGTTAAAAAACAATCAAGGATTTACGGAAAAACAATATGATCTTTGGGTTAAAGGGAAAACAGAAATCGCAACTTCTCAAGAAAAACGCTGGTCTATTGTTCGGGATGTACTACATTGGATTAAATAA
- the aspS gene encoding aspartate--tRNA ligase, producing the protein MFDYRRTHTCGELRSSHIGKSVTLSGWIHRRRDHGGIIFIDLRDRFGLTQLVFDPKTISEELFDQASRLRSEWVISIKGQVIARTEKMINPKLPTGVLEIYVKELEILSSAKTPPFSICDEDIEINEELRLKYRYLDIRRGLVAHNLLLRHQVMLTTRNFMSEQGFVEISTPILGKSTPEGARDYLVPSRIYPGNFYALPQSPQIFKQLLMISGIDRYFQIAPCFRDEDLRADRQPEFMQIDLEMSFGTPEDIMSIIEELMTKVMQIASPNTPPISFPKMSYKDCLENYGTDHPDLRFKMPLVRLDDIIEQSEFTILREQLTQKNCIKALLVKNGAELSRREIETYTQFVSLFGINGLTWMKCQSEGLSSNITKFFSSELLADLKNRMQCEIGDLILIAGGEEARINQGLDHLRRKIAKERNLIDPSAMHFVWVTDFPLFRWNVDEKRIESEHHPFTSPHSEDLEMLNTDPLKVRALAYDLVLNGYEIGGGSQRIHNSELQNKIFEILHLSKNAIQEKFGFFVEALEYGTPPHLGFAFGLDRIVMILAKTENIKDVIAFPKTQKASDLMMQAPAKVEKKQLNDLKVQIEPIEIIWI; encoded by the coding sequence ATGTTTGACTATCGCAGAACACACACTTGTGGAGAATTAAGATCCTCTCATATAGGTAAAAGCGTTACTCTATCCGGATGGATACATCGTAGACGTGATCATGGAGGTATCATCTTCATTGATCTTAGAGATCGCTTTGGCTTAACCCAACTTGTTTTTGATCCTAAAACCATTTCCGAAGAGCTTTTTGATCAGGCATCACGTTTACGCAGCGAATGGGTTATTTCTATTAAAGGCCAAGTAATCGCGCGCACTGAAAAAATGATTAATCCTAAACTCCCTACAGGTGTGCTAGAAATCTATGTAAAAGAATTAGAGATCTTATCTTCTGCCAAGACACCTCCTTTTTCTATTTGTGATGAGGATATCGAGATAAATGAAGAGCTTCGACTTAAATATCGTTATCTAGACATCAGAAGGGGATTAGTTGCTCATAATTTATTACTGCGACATCAAGTGATGTTAACCACTCGCAATTTTATGAGTGAGCAGGGATTTGTCGAAATTTCAACACCGATTCTAGGAAAGTCCACTCCAGAAGGAGCCCGTGACTATCTTGTACCTTCTAGAATCTATCCAGGTAATTTTTACGCATTACCTCAGTCACCTCAGATATTCAAACAATTATTGATGATATCTGGTATAGACCGTTATTTTCAGATTGCTCCCTGTTTTCGCGATGAAGATCTTCGCGCTGATAGACAACCTGAATTTATGCAAATCGATCTTGAAATGAGTTTTGGAACACCAGAAGATATCATGAGCATTATTGAAGAATTAATGACTAAAGTCATGCAAATCGCTTCACCTAATACTCCACCGATTTCCTTCCCTAAAATGAGTTATAAAGATTGTTTAGAAAACTATGGAACCGACCATCCCGACCTGCGCTTTAAAATGCCTCTTGTGCGGCTCGACGATATCATAGAACAGAGCGAATTTACCATTCTACGCGAGCAACTGACACAAAAAAATTGTATCAAAGCTCTTTTGGTAAAAAACGGAGCAGAGTTATCACGTCGTGAAATAGAAACCTATACACAATTTGTTTCTTTATTTGGCATTAATGGCTTAACTTGGATGAAGTGCCAATCTGAGGGCCTAAGCTCGAATATTACCAAGTTCTTTTCCTCTGAACTATTAGCAGACTTAAAAAATCGCATGCAATGCGAGATAGGCGATTTGATTTTAATAGCAGGGGGAGAAGAGGCAAGAATTAATCAAGGTTTAGACCATCTCCGCAGAAAAATTGCAAAAGAAAGAAACTTAATAGATCCCTCTGCTATGCATTTTGTTTGGGTAACCGACTTTCCACTGTTTCGCTGGAATGTAGATGAAAAACGCATAGAAAGCGAGCATCACCCTTTTACTTCTCCTCATTCTGAAGATTTGGAAATGCTAAATACAGATCCGTTAAAGGTTCGTGCTCTAGCTTACGATCTTGTCCTAAATGGGTATGAAATTGGAGGAGGATCCCAAAGAATTCATAACAGTGAATTACAAAATAAAATATTTGAAATTCTTCATTTATCTAAAAATGCTATTCAAGAAAAGTTCGGTTTTTTTGTAGAGGCCCTAGAATATGGGACTCCGCCTCATCTAGGCTTTGCTTTTGGACTAGATCGCATAGTAATGATTTTAGCAAAAACAGAAAATATTAAAGATGTAATCGCTTTTCCCAAAACTCAAAAAGCTAGTGATTTAATGATGCAAGCTCCTGCAAAAGTAGAAAAAAAACAACTAAATGACTTAAAAGTTCAAATAGAACCTATTGAAATCATTTGGATATAA
- a CDS encoding adenylosuccinate synthase, giving the protein MSSMIVVGAQWGDEGKGKVTDLLAKSVDFVVRAQGGNNAGHTILIDSHELRFHLIPSGILHPNTQCLIAGGTVIDPGSFLEEVNCLRKEGIDFAGRLWLSNYAHVIFPYHKLLDKLYENRKKDRAIGTTGKGIGPCYADRSSRIGIRLAEFMRSDILRERLQATLFSKNQELQIIFQQEPLLLDSLLEECHQLAAKLKPFIAPVEEWIAEALKMGKKVLFEGAQGTLLDNNFGSYPYVTSSSTIAAGIIAGAGIGPTKIDHVLGVVKTYTTRVGEGPLPTAFTEKEQKMFVASKAREIGATTGRTRRMGWFDACLVRYSAKLNGLDSMALTKLDILDILDEIKICTHYRLDGVILESPPALIEDLARVEPIYEVLEGWGKKTSHLSSYKELPEKAIYYLKRISELIDIPISMVSLGPDRKSTLFLHQFFKK; this is encoded by the coding sequence ATGTCTAGCATGATTGTGGTAGGAGCTCAATGGGGAGATGAAGGAAAAGGAAAAGTTACCGATCTATTAGCAAAATCAGTCGACTTTGTAGTTAGAGCTCAAGGGGGGAACAATGCAGGGCATACCATTTTAATAGATTCTCACGAGCTTCGATTTCATTTAATTCCATCGGGTATTTTACATCCTAATACACAGTGTCTGATCGCAGGTGGCACTGTGATTGATCCAGGTTCTTTTTTGGAAGAAGTGAATTGTTTAAGAAAAGAAGGGATTGATTTTGCAGGTCGGTTGTGGCTGTCTAATTATGCACATGTGATTTTTCCCTATCATAAGTTACTAGACAAGTTGTATGAGAATCGAAAGAAAGATCGAGCCATTGGCACCACAGGAAAAGGAATTGGACCTTGTTATGCAGACCGATCTAGCCGAATAGGAATTCGATTAGCAGAATTTATGCGATCAGATATTTTAAGAGAAAGGTTACAAGCCACGCTTTTTTCGAAAAATCAAGAACTACAAATCATTTTTCAACAAGAGCCTCTACTATTGGATTCTTTATTAGAGGAATGCCATCAACTAGCTGCCAAATTAAAACCTTTTATAGCGCCTGTTGAAGAGTGGATTGCTGAAGCTCTTAAAATGGGAAAGAAAGTGTTATTTGAAGGAGCCCAGGGGACTCTTTTAGATAACAACTTTGGCTCTTATCCATATGTAACTTCTTCTAGCACGATTGCAGCAGGTATTATTGCAGGGGCAGGAATTGGACCAACGAAGATCGATCATGTTCTTGGCGTGGTAAAAACATACACAACGCGTGTAGGAGAAGGACCTCTGCCAACTGCTTTTACAGAAAAAGAACAGAAAATGTTTGTTGCGTCTAAAGCGCGCGAAATAGGAGCAACAACTGGAAGAACAAGGCGTATGGGTTGGTTTGATGCTTGTTTAGTCCGTTATTCTGCAAAGTTAAATGGGCTCGATTCAATGGCTTTAACTAAATTGGATATTTTAGATATATTAGATGAAATTAAAATTTGTACTCACTATCGCTTAGATGGGGTTATTTTAGAGTCTCCTCCTGCTTTAATTGAAGACCTAGCACGAGTTGAACCTATATATGAAGTTCTAGAAGGATGGGGAAAAAAAACATCTCACCTGTCTTCTTATAAGGAACTACCAGAAAAAGCTATTTATTATCTTAAGCGAATTTCAGAATTAATAGATATACCTATTAGCATGGTCTCGTTAGGCCCTGATCGAAAAAGTACTCTTTTTTTACACCAATTTTTTAAAAAATAA
- the hisS gene encoding histidine--tRNA ligase, whose product MKYPIVKGTFDILPQEIKEEDLWKESHRWAYIEKILREEAIKYGFREIRTPIFERTELFERSVGEFSDIVSKEMYTFLDRKGRSLSLRPEGTAPVMRAFISNHLYQTPGIHKFFYIGSMFRYERPQAGRYRQLHQFGVEAIGTMHPYQDVELIDLIYQIYQRLGLKNLSISINSIGDNSSRMAYQAALLSYLTSYKDQLSEDSQMRLKKNILRILDSKLDQDQKILKNAPLISEYLSKEAKEHFQIVLHELDQLKIPYQMEPKLVRGLDYYSNTVFEITSGQLGTQNAVGAGGRYDGLIADLGGPDLPATGFAIGLERLLQTMLKQEAFFPSPLKPDLFLIPMNNQATQLAFKLTTQLKHKNIAAQMDLSGKKIQHGLQLANLLQATAIAVIGNEEIYSEKITCKKLATRESHTFSIQHLIDNLKGWLNV is encoded by the coding sequence ATGAAATACCCGATTGTAAAAGGGACTTTCGATATTCTGCCACAAGAGATAAAAGAAGAAGACCTCTGGAAAGAATCTCATCGATGGGCTTACATAGAGAAGATCTTACGCGAAGAAGCTATAAAATATGGTTTCAGAGAAATTCGCACTCCGATTTTTGAGCGTACAGAGTTATTTGAACGAAGTGTTGGAGAGTTCTCTGATATCGTATCAAAAGAAATGTATACCTTTTTAGATCGCAAAGGACGTTCCTTAAGCTTGAGACCAGAGGGAACAGCCCCTGTAATGCGCGCTTTCATTAGTAATCATTTGTATCAAACACCGGGCATTCACAAATTTTTTTATATTGGATCTATGTTTCGCTATGAAAGACCTCAAGCAGGACGCTATCGGCAGCTACATCAATTTGGAGTAGAAGCAATCGGCACAATGCATCCTTATCAAGATGTAGAATTAATAGACCTAATCTATCAAATTTATCAGAGACTGGGGTTGAAAAATCTATCTATTTCTATTAATTCTATTGGTGATAACTCATCTCGTATGGCTTATCAAGCAGCTTTATTGTCATATCTTACATCTTATAAAGATCAATTATCAGAAGATAGTCAAATGAGACTTAAAAAAAATATCTTGCGTATTCTGGACTCTAAACTAGATCAAGATCAGAAAATCTTGAAAAATGCACCTCTAATTAGCGAATACTTAAGTAAAGAGGCAAAAGAGCATTTTCAAATAGTATTACATGAATTAGATCAACTAAAGATTCCTTACCAGATGGAACCAAAGCTTGTTCGTGGATTAGATTACTATAGCAATACTGTATTTGAAATCACTTCAGGACAGCTAGGAACTCAAAATGCTGTTGGAGCAGGCGGACGCTATGATGGGCTAATAGCAGATTTAGGCGGCCCTGATTTACCAGCTACAGGATTTGCTATAGGATTAGAGCGCTTATTGCAAACGATGTTAAAACAAGAAGCTTTCTTTCCAAGTCCTTTAAAGCCGGATCTTTTCTTAATACCTATGAACAATCAGGCTACTCAATTAGCCTTTAAGCTAACAACACAACTTAAACATAAAAATATTGCTGCACAAATGGATTTAAGCGGAAAAAAAATTCAACACGGTTTGCAACTTGCAAATCTACTCCAAGCAACAGCTATTGCGGTAATTGGAAATGAAGAAATCTATTCAGAAAAAATCACTTGTAAAAAATTAGCAACGCGTGAATCTCACACTTTTTCCATTCAACATTTAATCGATAATCTTAAAGGCTGGCTTAATGTTTGA
- a CDS encoding isoprenyl transferase yields MLPKHVAIIMDGNRRWAKKNGLPVMMGHWQGAKTIIDVVISAIKWNIKVLTVYAFSTENWQRSQQEVDSLMYLCKIYLRRFCFKMIKEQVRLQTIGDLTKIPKDVYQTICDVKQATKNCSQIDLVLAINYGGRDDIKRALVNIVEDIQSGRLSRSEINEQLITQYLDTSYWPDPDLLIRTSGEKRQSNFLLWQLSYSEFYHTEVLWPDFSEKELIKALYQFQQRQRRFGGL; encoded by the coding sequence ATGCTCCCAAAACATGTTGCAATTATCATGGATGGGAATAGAAGATGGGCTAAAAAAAATGGTTTACCTGTTATGATGGGGCATTGGCAAGGTGCTAAAACCATCATTGATGTTGTAATCTCTGCAATTAAATGGAATATAAAAGTATTAACGGTTTATGCTTTTTCTACAGAAAATTGGCAAAGATCTCAGCAGGAAGTAGATAGTTTAATGTATCTATGTAAAATTTATTTGCGTAGATTTTGTTTTAAAATGATTAAGGAGCAAGTTCGGTTGCAGACAATTGGGGATCTTACTAAAATACCTAAAGATGTTTATCAAACTATATGTGATGTAAAACAAGCAACCAAAAATTGCAGTCAAATCGATTTAGTACTAGCTATCAATTATGGTGGTAGAGATGACATTAAAAGAGCTCTTGTTAATATCGTAGAGGACATTCAAAGTGGACGTTTAAGCAGATCTGAAATTAATGAGCAGCTAATTACTCAATATTTAGATACTTCTTATTGGCCTGATCCAGATCTTCTCATTCGTACAAGTGGAGAGAAAAGACAAAGCAATTTTCTGCTTTGGCAACTTTCTTATAGCGAATTTTATCACACAGAAGTGTTATGGCCAGATTTTTCTGAGAAAGAGCTAATAAAAGCTTTATATCAATTTCAACAACGTCAAAGGCGATTTGGAGGCCTATGA
- the cmk gene encoding (d)CMP kinase, whose product MIITIDGPAATGKTSVSRQVAKRLHFTYFDTGAMYRAFTWFFLKSQIAIQQIEEIKKLVDQFPFRIETKEHSKRYFVGDKDVTEEIRSHLITSRVSEISAIDCVRSKLLDIQRQYAIQGDFVFEGRDLGTVVFPQAEIKIFLTADPRIRAERRLAELLAQYPKEEIELVKQSMLADLLKRDHYDSTRSNSPLKCPPDAYKIDTSTLTLNEVVDQIIQFTTEKYPEKIP is encoded by the coding sequence ATGATCATTACTATTGATGGTCCTGCAGCAACAGGCAAAACAAGTGTTTCAAGACAAGTAGCTAAAAGGCTACACTTTACTTATTTTGACACAGGGGCTATGTATCGAGCATTTACTTGGTTTTTTCTTAAATCTCAAATTGCAATTCAACAAATAGAAGAAATTAAAAAATTAGTTGATCAATTTCCTTTTAGAATAGAAACAAAAGAGCATAGTAAAAGATATTTTGTGGGAGATAAAGATGTAACAGAAGAGATTAGATCGCATCTTATTACTTCACGTGTGTCGGAAATATCTGCTATAGATTGCGTTCGCTCTAAATTATTGGATATTCAAAGACAATATGCTATTCAAGGAGATTTTGTTTTTGAAGGTAGGGATTTGGGAACTGTTGTCTTTCCTCAAGCTGAAATTAAAATTTTCTTAACAGCTGATCCACGTATTCGTGCAGAAAGACGTCTAGCTGAATTATTAGCTCAATATCCTAAAGAAGAAATAGAGCTAGTTAAACAATCTATGTTAGCGGATTTATTAAAAAGAGATCATTATGATTCTACTCGATCAAATTCTCCCTTAAAATGTCCACCAGATGCATATAAAATTGATACCTCTACATTGACTTTAAATGAAGTGGTTGATCAAATCATTCAATTTACTACAGAAAAATATCCTGAAAAAATTCCATGA
- a CDS encoding FKBP-type peptidyl-prolyl cis-trans isomerase yields MKSKKNLLLACALFMTQAALCQESSPRESVIRHDEIEKLSRAFGHLIGKNLIQQDLEKNGKVKLDLAQVIKGLQEAADGKESPMTENECVEAIVAAKELAFEQESKENLEKAETFLKKNAANAAVVSIENGKVQYRIEKTGTGETIQSHFSPLVHYKGQFLDGSIFSDSNEEVLFLDEIITGLRLGLIGMKEGEKRTIYIHPDFAYKMHHNLPPNSLLTFEIEVVQANASYNSLSSKEDTHPMEIAEPKTDIR; encoded by the coding sequence ATGAAGTCAAAAAAAAATCTCTTATTAGCTTGTGCTCTATTTATGACACAAGCTGCTCTTTGTCAAGAAAGCTCTCCTAGAGAGTCAGTCATTCGCCATGATGAAATTGAAAAACTTTCTCGAGCTTTTGGACATCTGATTGGAAAAAACCTGATTCAACAAGACTTAGAAAAGAATGGCAAAGTCAAGCTCGATCTAGCACAGGTTATCAAAGGATTACAAGAAGCTGCAGATGGGAAAGAATCCCCTATGACAGAAAATGAGTGTGTGGAAGCAATTGTTGCCGCCAAAGAACTAGCATTTGAACAAGAATCTAAAGAAAATTTAGAAAAAGCAGAAACTTTTCTCAAAAAAAATGCAGCAAATGCAGCAGTGGTAAGTATAGAAAATGGCAAGGTTCAATATCGCATAGAGAAAACAGGTACTGGCGAAACAATACAGTCACATTTTTCTCCTTTGGTACATTATAAAGGACAATTTCTCGATGGTTCTATTTTCAGTGATTCTAATGAAGAAGTGCTTTTTCTCGATGAAATTATTACAGGATTACGATTGGGTTTAATCGGTATGAAAGAAGGGGAAAAGCGCACTATCTACATTCATCCTGATTTTGCTTATAAAATGCATCATAACCTTCCTCCTAATTCTCTTTTGACTTTTGAAATAGAGGTAGTTCAAGCAAACGCTTCTTATAATTCTCTTTCTTCAAAAGAAGATACACACCCTATGGAAATCGCTGAGCCCAAAACAGATATACGTTAA